The Candidatus Roseilinea sp. sequence TTTGTGCACCATGCCACGACGCTGCAGGTCTGCGCCGGCGTGGTATCCCCCTACAGCCTGACCGGCGCGTGACACTATTCACCCGCCCGCTTTGTACAAGCATCGCAATCTTTGTTGACAAACACTGGACACAGGATTACATTAAGCGCTTGTCTGATGTTCGCGCAATACAGTGACGAGCCTGTTTACAACGTCAAAGCTGTTTCGCACCAGACCGGCATTGCCGCCGCGACCCTGCGCGCCTGGGAACGGCGTTACGGCGTGCCCTCGCCGCCTCGCACCGACAGCGGCTACCGGCTATACTCCGCCCGCGATATAGCCATCATCCGCTGGCTGAAGTCGCAGATCGAAAATGGCATG is a genomic window containing:
- a CDS encoding hypothetical protein (possible pseudo, frameshifted), translated to MFAQYSDEPVYNVKAVSHQTGIAAATLRAWERRYGVPSPPRTDSGYRLYSARDIAIIRWLKSQIENGMSVSQAVHLLRSLEAQSTDGRAGEPTTKLPAPDAPASYQRCAG